Proteins found in one Paenibacillus borealis genomic segment:
- a CDS encoding phage tail domain-containing protein, with protein sequence MNDVSVNGVWLSTLNILLVSRDLPPLPDTEENTIKLAGRDGVKSFGSTYAARPLGLGLFIMGDDYYGTVANLARVFDVKNGPAIVIFDDIPQKRFIAEYRGSMAFDTSTGNRKIDVPMKMDDSWIESIQDTELREYGEGLSFGEGYFYISDSSFSITASGQTFTVNNEGSTLAYPLIRITGAFTNLSMSDGIQTLTITGSAGTNDVFEIDCDLDKCSVRLNGVNAWSRSNGVFFVLEPGETTFTVTATSPNITVEVIYRYQYLY encoded by the coding sequence ATGAACGACGTATCAGTAAACGGTGTCTGGCTCTCAACCTTGAACATCCTGCTGGTCTCCCGTGACCTACCGCCCCTGCCGGATACCGAGGAGAACACCATCAAGCTTGCCGGCAGGGACGGCGTAAAGAGCTTCGGCAGTACCTATGCGGCCCGGCCTCTCGGCCTGGGTCTATTTATCATGGGTGACGATTATTACGGCACTGTGGCGAATCTGGCCCGTGTATTTGATGTGAAGAATGGCCCAGCAATCGTCATCTTTGATGATATTCCGCAAAAGAGGTTCATCGCTGAATATCGCGGTTCTATGGCATTCGATACTTCGACGGGAAATCGGAAGATTGATGTGCCCATGAAGATGGATGATTCGTGGATCGAGTCGATACAGGATACCGAGCTCCGGGAATATGGAGAGGGCCTTTCCTTTGGGGAGGGCTATTTTTATATCTCCGATTCTTCGTTCTCGATTACAGCAAGCGGTCAGACCTTTACCGTTAACAATGAAGGTTCTACCTTGGCTTACCCATTGATCCGTATCACAGGGGCGTTTACAAACCTTTCGATGAGTGATGGCATCCAGACCTTGACCATCACCGGCAGCGCTGGAACTAACGATGTATTTGAGATCGATTGCGACCTGGATAAATGCTCGGTGCGGCTTAATGGGGTGAATGCTTGGTCCCGCAGCAATGGTGTGTTTTTTGTTCTTGAACCAGGGGAGACAACATTCACTGTGACGGCCACCAGCCCCAATATCACTGTTGAAGTGATCTACCGCTATCAATATCTCTATTAG